In Flavobacteriales bacterium, the following are encoded in one genomic region:
- the purE gene encoding 5-(carboxyamino)imidazole ribonucleotide mutase, with protein MSQPKISIIMGSDSDLRVMNAAAEIIEEFGVAYELTVVSAHRTPERLFDFAQNAHQRGIEVVIAGAGGAAHLPGMVAAISPLPVIGVPVKSSNSIDGWDSVLSILQMPGGVPVATVALDGAKNAGLLALQILSVGDKAIQQKMLDYKEGLKAAVMQKVEKVESSFK; from the coding sequence ATGAGCCAACCGAAAATTAGTATAATCATGGGGTCAGACTCTGATTTAAGAGTGATGAATGCAGCAGCAGAAATTATAGAAGAATTTGGAGTTGCTTATGAATTAACGGTGGTTTCAGCGCACAGAACACCAGAACGCTTATTTGATTTTGCTCAAAACGCACATCAAAGAGGAATAGAGGTGGTAATCGCTGGAGCTGGAGGAGCGGCACATCTGCCTGGTATGGTCGCTGCAATCTCACCATTACCTGTAATTGGAGTGCCTGTTAAATCATCAAACTCTATTGATGGATGGGATTCTGTATTGTCTATTTTACAAATGCCAGGAGGTGTTCCGGTTGCTACAGTAGCTTTAGATGGTGCTAAAAATGCAGGGTTATTAGCATTGCAAATTCTATCCGTAGGGGACAAAGCGATTCAACAAAAAATGTTGGATTATAAGGAAGGGTTGAAAGCAGCTGTAATGCAAAAGGTAGAGAAAGTAGAATCAAGCTTTAAATAA
- a CDS encoding 5-(carboxyamino)imidazole ribonucleotide synthase: MSQKSSSSFKLGIMSGGQLGKMLTQVASVFDIQVSIMDQSPQAPAAQICHQFFKGDQTKYEDVYAFGKQVDLLTFEIEHINIEALRQLKKEGVTIYPDPETLNTIKDKGLQKLFYEKHNIPTAPFKLYTSKVEVLAALDKNEISYPFVQKSRTDGYDGKGVAVITTPAKLNSLMEGPCVIEDAVDIAKELSVIVAKNPSGAVECFPLVEMEFNAEANLVEQLICPANVSNAVEEKSIAIAKEVAKSFDLVGLLAVELFLDKKGNILVNESAPRTHNSGHHTIEANVTSQYEQQLRAIFDWPLGDTSILSPSVMLNVLGEPEYTGNVKYEGLEEVLKIPGVKPHIYGKRITKPFRKMGHVTILGTTIEEAKQKAAIVKNTLKVIAYEPTEN, from the coding sequence GATCAATCTCCACAAGCCCCAGCGGCTCAAATTTGTCATCAATTTTTTAAAGGGGATCAAACAAAATATGAAGATGTATATGCGTTTGGTAAACAAGTTGATTTATTAACCTTTGAGATTGAGCACATCAACATTGAAGCATTAAGACAATTAAAAAAGGAAGGGGTAACGATATACCCAGATCCTGAGACATTGAACACCATTAAAGATAAAGGGTTACAGAAGCTTTTTTACGAAAAGCATAATATCCCAACAGCTCCATTTAAGCTTTATACAAGTAAAGTTGAGGTATTAGCTGCTTTGGATAAAAATGAAATAAGCTATCCCTTTGTTCAAAAATCTCGAACTGATGGTTATGATGGTAAGGGAGTAGCAGTAATAACAACTCCTGCTAAGCTCAACAGCTTAATGGAGGGACCATGTGTTATAGAAGATGCTGTTGATATAGCAAAAGAACTTTCTGTTATTGTGGCCAAAAATCCTTCGGGGGCTGTTGAATGTTTTCCATTAGTTGAAATGGAGTTTAATGCCGAAGCGAACTTGGTAGAACAGTTGATTTGTCCTGCAAATGTCTCTAATGCCGTTGAAGAAAAGTCAATAGCTATAGCAAAAGAAGTCGCTAAATCATTCGATTTGGTAGGGCTGTTAGCGGTAGAATTATTCTTAGATAAGAAAGGGAATATTTTAGTTAATGAATCAGCCCCAAGAACCCACAATAGTGGGCATCATACTATTGAAGCTAATGTTACGTCTCAATATGAACAGCAGTTACGAGCAATTTTTGACTGGCCTTTAGGAGATACATCAATTTTGTCGCCATCGGTGATGTTGAACGTATTGGGAGAACCAGAATATACAGGGAATGTAAAATATGAGGGGTTAGAAGAGGTGCTAAAAATACCGGGAGTTAAGCCACACATCTATGGAAAGAGAATAACCAAACCTTTCCGAAAAATGGGACATGTTACTATTTTAGGAACAACAATAGAAGAAGCTAAACAAAAAGCAGCAATTGTAAAAAATACATTAAAAGTTATCGCATATGAGCCAACCGAAAATTAG